A window of Dysgonomonadaceae bacterium PH5-43 genomic DNA:
AAGGTAAACGAGAAAAAAGCTTTTGCTTAAAGCTTTCCTTGAAATTGTTATAATGTTTCTTGTTCATAATTTATGCTATATTATATAAGGAGTAATCTTTTTTCTTTTTTAAGTGCTTACTCCAGTCCATATTCTTTTATTTTGCGATAAAGTGTTCGTTCCGAAATCTTTAAGTCTTGAGCTGCTTTGCGGCGTTTACCGTTGTTACGTTCTAACGCTTTTACTATCATTTCTTTTTCAACATCTTCAAGCGATCTTATTGTTTCAGGCTCAGATACGGGAGCAGATACAGGAATAATATCTTTGTGTCCGTCTTCTTCGTCAGTAACTTCGTCAGCCTCAACATAGTCGACAGGTTCATCTTTTATAGTGGGAGGAAGATTACTTATTACAGGATAGGGAGTTCTTAACTCTTGAATTTCAGATTTAGAACTTCTATCAGAGGTGTTGTTCCCAGCTATTTGTTTCTTAAGCTCATTGATTTCGTTTTGCAGTCTTATAAGTATTTCGTATATAAGTTTGCTTTCGTTAGAAAACGAACGGTTATCTCCCTCAGACGGTATAAGAGCAGGCAGTTGCTCCATATCTGGAGTGGATAAGTAAGTTTTAAGGCAATCACCTGTGATAACTCTTTCTTGTTCGAAGATAGATATTCGTTCGGTTATGTTCTTTAACTCACGAACATTTCCAGGCCATCGATACTTCATAAGCACTTCCTTTGCGTCGTCGGTCATACTTACCGCAGGCATTCTGTATTTCTCTGCAAAATCAGAAGCAAACTTTCTGAATAATAAGTATATGTCTTCTTTTCGCTCTCTTAAAGGCGGTATTTTAATAGGAACTGTATTAAGTCTGTAATAAAGGTCTTCTCTGAATTTCCCTTTTCTTATTGCGCCAAGTAAGTCTACGTTTGTAGCTGCCACTATACGCACATCGGTTTTCTGTACCTTAGAAGATCCAACTTTGATAAACTCTCCATATTCTAACACACGCAATAGGCGAGCTTGTGTAGCCATTGGTAGTTCTCCTACTTCGTCGAGAAATATTGTTCCTTTGTTTGCAACTTCAAAATAACCTTTGCGTTCGGCTAAAGCACCTGTAAACGAACCTTTTTCGTGTCCGAACAATTCAGAATCGATAGTTCCTTCTGGAATAGCTCCGCAGTTTACGGCAATGTAAGGACCGTGTTTGCGTGCGCTATTCTGATGTATTATTTGAGGAAAGGCTTCTTTACCAACTCCGCTCTCTCCGGTAATAAGTACGGTGAGGTCGGTAGGAGCTATTAGTAGCGCCTTTTCTATCTCGCGGTTCAACAGCTGACTGTTACCTATTATCCCAAA
This region includes:
- a CDS encoding transcriptional regulator with PAS, ATPase and Fis domain (product_source=COG3829; cath_funfam=1.10.10.60,1.10.8.60,3.40.50.300; cog=COG3829; pfam=PF00158,PF02954; smart=SM00382; superfamily=46689,52540), with the translated sequence MIELQIIKQRFGIIGNSQLLNREIEKALLIAPTDLTVLITGESGVGKEAFPQIIHQNSARKHGPYIAVNCGAIPEGTIDSELFGHEKGSFTGALAERKGYFEVANKGTIFLDEVGELPMATQARLLRVLEYGEFIKVGSSKVQKTDVRIVAATNVDLLGAIRKGKFREDLYYRLNTVPIKIPPLRERKEDIYLLFRKFASDFAEKYRMPAVSMTDDAKEVLMKYRWPGNVRELKNITERISIFEQERVITGDCLKTYLSTPDMEQLPALIPSEGDNRSFSNESKLIYEILIRLQNEINELKKQIAGNNTSDRSSKSEIQELRTPYPVISNLPPTIKDEPVDYVEADEVTDEEDGHKDIIPVSAPVSEPETIRSLEDVEKEMIVKALERNNGKRRKAAQDLKISERTLYRKIKEYGLE